The Lolium rigidum isolate FL_2022 chromosome 2, APGP_CSIRO_Lrig_0.1, whole genome shotgun sequence genomic interval GAGCGAGCACCAGTTAGCTCATTaattttttgaaagaaaaaaatagcaTTTCTTGGTCTCCAAAAATCCAGCAGAAAAATTTGTAGCTAGATACTTCCATCAAGATTGTACGTTGCTGCATCTGCGGAGTAACATTTGTTTCAGCACAATCTTCTGGATGCTCGTAAATGTCATGTTAAATTTGAAGATTGTCCTATGTTATTCCTTTTGAAAAGTGAGATCGCCGCTAGAGGGGATATCGGAAAAGCGTGGATTTCTCTGTACCGGATGAACTCTGTTCATAGCGGGAGCCATGGAGTACACTCTTTTCCACCCGGGGGATTTCAGCGAGTTATCTGGTAAATCTCACACTCCAGTCGGGCCGGATGAAGAAAGGGAAGCTGTTCGTCCACGATCTGCACATGAATCATCACACTCGGAACGCTTCCTTGAGGTCACCGTCGTCCCCGCTGCCCCCCTGAATCTTCTCGCCAGCCCACGCGCTGATCCGTTCATTCGCCTGCGCCGCCTCGTCCTCCCAGTCCGTCTTCCAGATGACGACGAGCAGGATGGCCGTCTGCAGCGCCGTCCCACACAGCATCCCGGCCCAGATCCCCTGCGGCCCCAGCCGGAGGAGGTAGCCGAGGCAGAACCCCAGCGGCAGGCCGAACACGTAGTAGCAGCCCAGGTTGATGTACGCCACCAGCGCCTGCCACCCGCCGCCGATGGCCACGCCCGAGATCACCGGCTGCACGCTGTTGAGCACCATGGTGACGGCCAGCAGGTACGCCACCTTGCCGACCGCTGCCTGCATGTCCCGGTCGGCGGTGAAGAGCACGGCGAAGCTGTTGCGGTAGGCGAGGATGACGGCCATGGCGAGCAGGCCGATGACGAGGGACTGCAGGATGACGGCCACGACGGCGTgcttcgccgcccggggacggccGGAGCCCAGCTCGTTGGAGACCCGCACGCTTATCGCCGCGTTCAGGCCGATGAAGAGCATCGCCTCCCACCCGTTCAGGTTCATGCAGATGGAGACGGAGCCGACGGCGATCTCGGCGTCGTCGAGGTGGCCGGTGAGAACGACGAGGACCATCATGTACCAGATCTCGAGGCACAGCATGACGGCcgaggcgagggagagcttggcgaaTGCCCAGAGCCCCTCGAACGCCTTCCACGACAGCCCGACCCACCCGTCGCACCACCGCACCACGTACACCGTCTGCGCCACGGCGATGCCCCACGAGGTCACGTCGTAGGCGGCTGCGGCGCCGGCGAGGCCCCACCCGAGGACGGACACGAAGAGGTACAGCATGGCGACGTGCGCGGCGAGCGCCGCGAGGCTGATCCAGGCGAGCACCATGACCTTGCTCTGCGCCTGCAGGAACTTCTGCGTGGGGAAGGTGAGCGCGAGCGAGAAcatctgcgggaggatgaggAGCGTGAACTCCCCCGCGGCGGCCGCGATGGCATCGTCCTGGCCGAGAACGCGCAGGATGGGAGTGGCGAAGACGTAGAGCGGGGAGAGCAGCGCGGCGGACACGGCGAGGATGATCCAGGAGCGCTGCATGTACACCCCCAGCGCGCCCACGTGCCCCGCCCCGTACGCCTGCCCGCACAGCGTCTCCAGCGCGCTGCCCATGCCGAggaggaagccgaaggagaaGTTGGAGACGACGGAgaggccgacggcggcggccgagAGCTGCAGGTTGCCGAGGCGTCCGGCGAAGAGCTGCGTGGCGGAGTTGACGCCGTAGAGGCAGAGGATGTTGAAGGTGATGGGTGCCGCGATGAGCCACAGCCGCTCCGACTCGCGCACGAACGCCTCCCACGCCTCCGCGCGGCTCCTCGGCGCCGCCGCGTCTTTGACGTCGTCCTGCCAGTCGCCGTCGACCAGTTGCGCGGTCGACGATGGCTTGTTCACCAGCAGCGGCGCGGACTCCATGGCCGGTCGACTTTCTTGGGTTGCTTGACTCCGACCGA includes:
- the LOC124693586 gene encoding protein DETOXIFICATION 35-like produces the protein MGSALETLCGQAYGAGHVGALGVYMQRSWIILAVSAALLSPLYVFATPILRVLGQDDAIAAAAGEFTLLILPQMFSLALTFPTQKFLQAQSKVMVLAWISLAALAAHVAMLYLFVSVLGWGLAGAAAAYDVTSWGIAVAQTVYVVRWCDGWVGLSWKAFEGLWAFAKLSLASAVMLCLEIWYMMVLVVLTGHLDDAEIAVGSVSICMNLNGWEAMLFIGLNAAISVRVSNELGSGRPRAAKHAVVAVILQSLVIGLLAMAVILAYRNSFAVLFTADRDMQAAVGKVAYLLAVTMVLNSVQPVISGVAIGGGWQALVAYINLGCYYVFGLPLGFCLGYLLRLGPQGIWAGMLCGTALQTAILLVVIWKTDWEDEAAQANERISAWAGEKIQGGSGDDGDLKEAFRV